A genome region from Brooklawnia propionicigenes includes the following:
- a CDS encoding SMP-30/gluconolactonase/LRE family protein: MLASTPVFDTLAFPSRAQLGEGPVWDGAQLHWVDILGRKLFSSDLDAAVTRTTDLPQMPGFAVPDIAGGWLAGFPDGLWRSNVALTEWEQLWHAPHPLETHRINDGKTDPQGRVWFGSMTYAEVDPLSALYRLDGSGVTEELAHVTTSNGLDWSPDHRTFYYTDSIPRVIWAFDYDEASGDISNKREFARDPAGYVPDGGCIDDDGCFWSCKWNGSRIVRYTPDGRTDLVWELPVHNPTSCAFVGPDRSVLAITSAQSTDPSCASEFDGAVLLIQTRTAGPTMTLARSK, from the coding sequence ATGCTTGCATCAACACCCGTTTTCGACACCCTTGCGTTCCCTTCCCGCGCCCAACTTGGCGAGGGACCGGTGTGGGATGGCGCCCAGTTGCATTGGGTCGACATTCTGGGACGCAAACTGTTTTCGTCCGACCTGGACGCGGCCGTCACGCGCACGACCGACCTGCCGCAGATGCCCGGCTTCGCAGTGCCGGACATCGCAGGTGGCTGGCTCGCGGGCTTTCCCGATGGCCTGTGGCGCAGCAACGTGGCGCTCACCGAGTGGGAGCAGCTGTGGCACGCCCCGCACCCGCTGGAAACCCACCGGATCAATGACGGCAAGACCGATCCCCAGGGCCGGGTGTGGTTCGGATCGATGACCTACGCCGAGGTCGATCCCCTGTCCGCGCTCTACCGGCTGGACGGTTCCGGGGTCACCGAGGAACTGGCACATGTGACGACCTCCAACGGTTTGGATTGGTCTCCCGATCACCGCACGTTCTATTACACCGATTCGATTCCGCGAGTGATCTGGGCGTTCGATTACGACGAGGCCAGCGGCGATATCAGCAACAAGCGCGAATTCGCCCGCGATCCCGCCGGCTATGTGCCTGATGGCGGATGCATCGACGACGACGGCTGCTTCTGGTCGTGCAAGTGGAATGGCTCCCGGATCGTGCGTTACACACCTGACGGTCGCACCGATCTGGTGTGGGAGCTTCCCGTGCATAACCCGACGAGTTGCGCATTCGTCGGCCCCGATCGTTCGGTGCTTGCCATAACATCCGCCCAATCCACAGATCCGTCGTGCGCCAGCGAATTCGATGGTGCCGTACTGCTGATTCAGACAAGAACGGCCGGGCCGACGATGACCCTGGCCCGGTCCAAATAG
- the ptsP gene encoding phosphoenolpyruvate--protein phosphotransferase — MSTIPTHQILHGIGVSAGTAAGPAVLVVPAPGVDATEPPSTDAAADGQRVRDAMKAVSEALLAKAEHAPKTSKPILEATAQLARDRGLAKSVDKELKKGTGITKAVHNAVEEYAVMLTQIGGYMAERVTDLYDIRDRTICQLRGLPAPGVPDLQTPSILVAHDLAPAETATLSKDTVLGIITEAGGPTSHTAILAAQLDIPAVVQAKGAEVIVAGYRVALDGGVGEVIVSPTDAEVELLAERSRRRAAALAGSSGEGATRDGHKVALLANIGTADDARKAAGYDLEGSGLFRTEFLFLERDQAPTLAEQTATYTEVLKAFGDRRVVVRTLDAGADKPLAFADLGPEDNPALGRRGLRLSMVREDLLDTQLQALAAAYEATGRTADLRVMAPMVATLDEAKWFAEKVRPLGLPKVGIMVEIPSAAIMADKLLSVIDFVSIGTNDLSQYTLAADRMQGALAPLLSPWQPALLAMVKSTCLGGRATGKPVGVCGEAGGDPLLALVLVGLGVSSLSMAPSKVATVRAALRLHDYSTCQQMAAFAVDAPTAGDAKVAVETLVAPALRDLL, encoded by the coding sequence ATGAGTACTATTCCAACCCATCAGATCCTGCACGGTATTGGGGTTTCTGCCGGTACGGCGGCCGGACCCGCCGTACTGGTTGTGCCGGCCCCGGGTGTGGACGCCACCGAGCCACCCAGCACCGATGCCGCCGCGGACGGTCAGCGGGTGCGAGATGCCATGAAGGCTGTGTCGGAGGCACTGCTGGCCAAGGCCGAGCACGCGCCCAAGACGTCCAAGCCGATCCTCGAGGCGACAGCTCAGCTGGCGCGCGACCGTGGGCTGGCCAAGTCGGTCGACAAGGAACTCAAGAAGGGCACCGGTATCACCAAGGCCGTGCACAATGCGGTCGAAGAGTACGCGGTGATGCTGACCCAGATCGGCGGATACATGGCCGAGCGCGTCACCGATCTCTACGACATCCGCGACCGGACGATCTGTCAGCTGCGCGGGCTCCCGGCCCCCGGCGTCCCGGATCTGCAGACGCCGTCGATCCTGGTCGCGCACGATCTGGCTCCGGCCGAGACCGCGACGCTGTCGAAGGACACCGTGCTGGGGATCATCACCGAAGCCGGTGGCCCGACGAGTCATACCGCGATTCTCGCCGCCCAGCTCGACATCCCGGCCGTTGTCCAGGCCAAGGGTGCCGAGGTCATCGTCGCCGGCTACCGGGTCGCCCTGGATGGCGGAGTCGGCGAGGTTATCGTCTCCCCGACCGACGCCGAGGTCGAGCTACTTGCCGAGCGGTCCCGCCGCCGGGCGGCAGCCTTGGCCGGCTCCAGCGGCGAGGGTGCAACCCGCGATGGCCACAAGGTGGCGCTGTTGGCCAACATCGGCACCGCCGACGATGCCCGCAAGGCCGCCGGTTACGATCTCGAGGGTTCCGGACTCTTCCGCACCGAGTTCCTCTTCCTGGAACGCGATCAGGCTCCGACGCTCGCCGAGCAGACTGCAACCTACACCGAGGTGCTGAAGGCGTTCGGTGACCGCCGAGTCGTCGTGCGGACCCTCGATGCCGGGGCCGACAAGCCGCTGGCGTTCGCCGATCTCGGTCCCGAAGACAACCCGGCTCTGGGACGCCGCGGTCTGCGGCTGAGCATGGTCCGCGAAGACCTGCTCGACACTCAGCTGCAGGCTCTGGCTGCCGCCTATGAGGCGACCGGAAGGACCGCTGACCTGCGGGTCATGGCACCGATGGTTGCGACCCTGGACGAGGCGAAATGGTTCGCTGAGAAGGTGCGCCCGCTCGGTCTGCCGAAGGTCGGCATCATGGTCGAGATTCCGAGCGCGGCGATCATGGCTGACAAGCTGCTCTCCGTGATCGATTTCGTGTCGATCGGCACGAATGACCTGTCCCAGTACACGCTTGCCGCCGACCGCATGCAGGGCGCGCTGGCGCCCCTGCTGAGCCCTTGGCAGCCGGCGCTGCTGGCCATGGTGAAAAGCACCTGCCTGGGCGGACGAGCAACCGGCAAACCAGTGGGTGTGTGCGGCGAGGCCGGCGGCGATCCGCTGCTCGCCTTGGTGCTGGTCGGCTTGGGGGTGTCGTCGCTGTCGATGGCTCCGAGCAAGGTCGCCACCGTGCGCGCCGCGCTGCGTCTGCACGACTACTCCACCTGCCAGCAGATGGCCGCCTTCGCTGTCGACGCGCCGACAGCCGGCGACGCCAAGGTTGCTGTCGAGACCCTGGTGGCACCGGCCCTGCGAGATCTGTTGTGA
- a CDS encoding glucose PTS transporter subunit IIA produces MESTVGQSPAAQIVANSGGPGNIESLSHCATRLRFQLRDGSLVDQAALEAVPGVMGVVPQGGDRLQVVIGGAVQSMYSDIMALPSMKSVSTGDSSDADVKAAARAGGPRGKVAWLDSFFEYLSDSFRPLLGVLLGASLIIAFAAVLDALGIVDFRAENKPATWVFVDAMWRAVFYFLPIMVAYNASKKLNVDPWVGATVMAALMTPNFVSLNDTTLFPDTVCTVNETLGTQSCVAHVFGLPLQMNDYSGQVFVPLIMVAVLGLVYKWLKKIFPENIQMVFVPFFSMIIMIPVTAFLIGPLGVWLGSGLGAGLAWLNGHAPFVFAIMIPMLYPFLVPLGLHWPLNALMLMNIDTLGYDFIQGPMGAWNFACFGATAGVLVLSMRDKDTTMRQTATGALAAGLLGGISEPSLYGIHLRFKRIYPRMLVGCFAGGLTIAILGSLATIGQERRGVTTEAFAFTSLLTIPVFSPMWVYAIAIAVAFAVAMTLVIISDYRTPEQKAEAKAALEQAQADEALAARHEAAAVAAPIAASAGSGGVATAVAPAPAAVAQATDEIASPVAGHVVSLDDVADKVFASRALGEGVGIVPTDERVVSPIAGTLVTVAKTGHAFGIKSDDGVEVLVHIGIDTVQLDGKGFQVAVAKKQRVNVGDLLATVNLDTVKQAGFDTTVMLTVTNTAALSAVTPHTGIDVSAGQTVIDVEH; encoded by the coding sequence ATGGAGTCAACAGTCGGGCAGTCCCCTGCCGCGCAGATCGTCGCCAATTCGGGTGGTCCCGGGAACATCGAGAGTCTCAGCCACTGCGCGACTCGGCTACGTTTCCAGCTCAGGGACGGTTCCCTCGTCGATCAGGCCGCACTAGAGGCGGTACCTGGAGTGATGGGTGTCGTGCCGCAGGGCGGCGATCGCCTGCAGGTCGTCATCGGCGGCGCGGTGCAATCGATGTATTCCGACATCATGGCACTACCGTCCATGAAATCCGTCAGTACCGGCGACAGCTCGGACGCTGATGTCAAGGCCGCGGCCCGCGCCGGTGGCCCCCGCGGCAAGGTCGCCTGGCTCGACAGCTTCTTCGAGTACCTGTCCGACTCCTTCCGTCCGCTGCTGGGCGTCCTGCTCGGCGCCTCGCTGATCATCGCCTTCGCGGCTGTGCTGGATGCGCTCGGCATCGTCGATTTCCGCGCCGAGAACAAGCCTGCGACGTGGGTTTTCGTGGACGCCATGTGGCGCGCTGTGTTCTACTTCCTGCCGATAATGGTCGCCTACAACGCGTCCAAGAAGCTGAACGTCGATCCCTGGGTCGGCGCCACAGTGATGGCCGCATTGATGACACCCAACTTCGTCAGCCTCAATGACACGACGTTGTTCCCGGACACCGTCTGCACTGTCAACGAGACGCTGGGCACCCAATCGTGTGTGGCCCATGTCTTCGGATTGCCGCTGCAGATGAACGACTACTCCGGACAGGTCTTCGTCCCATTGATCATGGTGGCCGTGCTGGGCCTGGTCTACAAGTGGTTGAAGAAGATCTTCCCCGAGAACATCCAGATGGTCTTCGTGCCGTTCTTCTCCATGATCATCATGATCCCGGTGACCGCTTTCCTGATCGGCCCGCTCGGTGTCTGGCTCGGTAGTGGTCTGGGTGCCGGGCTGGCGTGGCTGAATGGCCACGCGCCCTTCGTCTTCGCGATCATGATTCCGATGCTCTACCCGTTCCTGGTGCCGCTGGGCCTGCACTGGCCGCTGAATGCACTGATGCTGATGAACATCGACACCCTGGGCTACGACTTCATTCAGGGACCGATGGGTGCTTGGAACTTCGCCTGCTTCGGCGCGACCGCCGGTGTGCTGGTGCTGTCGATGCGCGACAAGGACACGACCATGCGTCAGACTGCGACCGGCGCTCTGGCCGCGGGCCTGCTCGGCGGCATTTCCGAGCCGTCTCTCTACGGCATTCACCTGCGCTTCAAGCGCATCTACCCGCGGATGTTGGTGGGATGTTTCGCCGGCGGTCTGACCATCGCTATTCTCGGCAGCCTCGCGACCATCGGCCAGGAGCGCCGCGGTGTCACCACCGAAGCGTTCGCCTTCACCTCGCTGCTGACGATCCCGGTCTTCTCGCCGATGTGGGTCTACGCGATCGCTATCGCGGTGGCCTTCGCCGTCGCGATGACGCTGGTCATCATCTCCGATTACCGCACCCCGGAACAGAAGGCCGAAGCCAAGGCGGCCCTCGAACAGGCCCAAGCCGATGAGGCACTGGCTGCCCGTCATGAGGCTGCTGCCGTGGCCGCCCCGATTGCTGCTTCCGCCGGTTCGGGTGGCGTTGCCACCGCCGTCGCGCCGGCCCCCGCGGCCGTCGCCCAGGCCACCGACGAGATCGCCTCGCCTGTGGCCGGCCATGTTGTCAGCCTGGACGACGTCGCGGACAAGGTGTTCGCCTCTCGTGCGCTCGGCGAGGGCGTGGGCATCGTGCCCACCGACGAGCGTGTCGTCTCCCCGATCGCGGGGACGCTGGTGACGGTCGCCAAGACCGGCCATGCGTTCGGCATCAAGAGTGATGATGGCGTCGAGGTGCTCGTCCATATCGGTATCGACACCGTGCAGCTGGACGGCAAGGGCTTCCAGGTCGCCGTGGCGAAGAAGCAGCGGGTCAACGTCGGCGATCTGCTCGCCACGGTCAACCTGGACACCGTCAAGCAAGCCGGTTTCGATACCACCGTCATGCTGACCGTGACCAACACCGCGGCCTTGTCGGCAGTCACTCCGCACACCGGTATTGACGTTTCGGCCGGACAGACCGTCATCGATGTCGAACATTGA
- the bcp gene encoding thioredoxin-dependent thiol peroxidase, giving the protein MSQLVAGEVAPAFTLPDADGKPVSLSDFAGRKVVVYFYPAAMTPGCTTQAVDFTAARDDFLEAGIDVIGISPDAPEKLAAFRQRKGLKITLLSDESQQTLDAYGAWGTKVLYGKSMEGVLRSTFVIDVDEDGVGRIDLAQYNVRATGHVDRLRRDLGLLHL; this is encoded by the coding sequence ATGAGTCAACTGGTCGCTGGAGAAGTCGCGCCCGCCTTCACTCTGCCTGATGCGGATGGGAAGCCGGTTTCGCTGTCGGATTTCGCAGGACGCAAGGTGGTCGTCTACTTCTATCCCGCCGCGATGACCCCCGGCTGCACCACCCAGGCAGTCGACTTCACGGCTGCCCGCGACGACTTCTTGGAAGCCGGCATCGATGTGATCGGCATCTCTCCGGACGCCCCCGAGAAGCTGGCCGCCTTCCGCCAGCGCAAGGGTCTCAAGATCACCCTGCTCTCGGACGAGTCGCAGCAGACCCTGGACGCCTACGGCGCCTGGGGCACGAAGGTGCTGTACGGCAAGTCCATGGAGGGTGTCCTGCGCTCGACCTTCGTCATCGATGTCGACGAAGACGGCGTCGGACGAATCGATCTCGCCCAGTACAACGTTCGCGCGACCGGTCACGTCGACCGCCTGCGTCGCGACCTGGGATTGCTCCACTTGTAG
- a CDS encoding DUF3618 domain-containing protein — protein sequence MASRERTPEQIRADIAASRHAMSVGIQGLVSEVHPTGIKNRAEDEVKKTVKDTKQMIYDAVDGTRRYFVDESGVRWNNLGTVALIAVGVVTVIGAASGVSALFRKAAK from the coding sequence GTGGCCTCGAGGGAACGAACGCCGGAGCAGATCCGGGCCGACATTGCCGCGTCGCGGCATGCGATGAGCGTCGGTATTCAGGGTCTGGTCTCGGAGGTCCACCCGACCGGGATCAAGAACCGCGCCGAAGACGAAGTCAAGAAGACCGTCAAGGACACCAAGCAGATGATCTACGACGCCGTCGATGGCACTCGGCGCTACTTCGTGGACGAGAGCGGGGTTCGCTGGAACAATCTCGGCACTGTCGCGCTGATCGCCGTCGGCGTGGTCACCGTGATCGGTGCCGCGTCGGGGGTCTCGGCTTTGTTCCGCAAGGCGGCCAAGTGA
- a CDS encoding GroES family chaperonin gives MLHDRILVDPDDEAGERRSTGGILIPATVQMGRRLAWAKVLATGSSVRTVKLGDRVLFDPAERAEVELRGKTYLLLRERDVHAVAAERLQDGSTGLYL, from the coding sequence ATGCTGCATGACCGCATCCTGGTGGATCCCGATGATGAGGCCGGGGAGCGCCGCAGCACTGGCGGCATCCTCATCCCGGCGACGGTGCAGATGGGACGCAGACTCGCCTGGGCGAAGGTGCTCGCCACCGGTTCGAGCGTGCGCACGGTGAAGCTGGGTGATCGCGTCCTTTTCGATCCTGCCGAGCGTGCCGAGGTCGAGTTGCGCGGAAAAACGTACCTGTTGTTGCGCGAACGCGACGTCCATGCGGTGGCCGCGGAGCGCCTCCAGGATGGGTCTACCGGGCTCTATTTGTGA
- a CDS encoding DUF7218 family protein, translating to MAKKNKQKKAESGEPGPSVKDPGLYEALRREGLSKKKSARIVNAAAKTSRSEVGHKGGEAENYEDRTKEELVDRAREVGIKGRSKMSKSELIDALRNS from the coding sequence ATGGCGAAGAAGAACAAGCAGAAGAAGGCCGAATCCGGCGAGCCTGGCCCGTCGGTCAAGGATCCTGGGTTGTACGAGGCGCTGCGCCGCGAGGGTCTCAGCAAGAAGAAGTCCGCTCGCATCGTCAATGCCGCGGCCAAGACGTCCCGCTCCGAGGTTGGGCACAAGGGCGGCGAGGCGGAGAACTACGAGGACCGGACCAAGGAAGAGTTGGTGGATCGGGCCCGGGAGGTCGGCATCAAGGGCCGCTCCAAGATGTCCAAGTCGGAACTCATTGATGCGCTGCGTAACAGCTGA
- a CDS encoding exodeoxyribonuclease III, with translation MRIATWNVNSVKPRLPRLLPWLDQRRPDVVCLQELKLTEFAFDNLIGPDLTERGYEFAAYGQSQWNGVAIVSRVGLDNVERGFSGMPGFPEPEARAISADCGGIRIHSLYVPNGREPDSDHYRYKLDWLAALRDVVAAGPSDVTLCGDMNIAPTDADVFDPAAYVGHTHVTEPERAALAGFGQIGLRDVVRDHWPTARMFSYWDYRAGMFHQDLGMRIDLILASQPVEARVRAAWIDREARKGKAPSDHAPVIIDLDSAPDGDIGPVVPPPSAPRPTRGRPVRLPQAK, from the coding sequence ATGCGAATCGCCACCTGGAACGTCAACTCGGTGAAGCCGCGCCTGCCCCGCCTGCTGCCCTGGCTCGACCAGCGCCGTCCCGATGTCGTGTGCCTGCAGGAACTCAAGCTCACCGAGTTCGCGTTCGACAACCTCATCGGTCCCGATCTCACCGAGCGCGGCTACGAGTTCGCCGCCTATGGGCAGTCGCAGTGGAACGGTGTGGCGATCGTCTCCCGAGTCGGGCTGGACAATGTCGAGCGCGGATTCTCAGGCATGCCCGGCTTCCCCGAGCCGGAGGCCCGTGCGATCAGCGCGGACTGCGGCGGGATCCGCATCCACAGCCTGTACGTTCCCAACGGGCGCGAGCCGGACTCCGATCACTATCGCTACAAGCTCGATTGGCTTGCGGCGCTGCGCGATGTCGTCGCCGCGGGACCGTCCGACGTGACGCTGTGCGGAGACATGAACATCGCCCCCACCGATGCCGACGTCTTCGATCCGGCCGCCTACGTCGGCCATACCCACGTCACCGAGCCGGAGCGGGCCGCATTGGCGGGCTTCGGCCAGATCGGGCTGCGCGACGTCGTCCGCGACCACTGGCCCACCGCTCGCATGTTCAGCTACTGGGACTACCGCGCGGGCATGTTCCACCAGGATCTCGGCATGCGCATCGACCTGATTCTGGCCAGCCAGCCCGTGGAAGCACGCGTGCGCGCCGCCTGGATCGACCGCGAAGCTCGCAAGGGCAAGGCGCCGAGCGACCACGCGCCGGTCATCATCGACCTGGACAGCGCCCCCGATGGCGACATCGGCCCGGTCGTGCCGCCCCCATCGGCACCGCGACCGACGCGTGGACGACCGGTGCGGCTACCGCAGGCCAAGTAG
- a CDS encoding FUSC family protein, translated as MTNGTVAFLRGKLRKIWPGLPSTRVAWQRSVEGAIRDVARLTLATVLGYLLTVKLLPPPVDLTGALTALLVTQASLRGSFRAGLVRVGAVVSGILVALAVATFVGLHWWSLAVVVFIALLVARVLQLGDAGLESAISAMLILGSVGAEVAAQTRFLTTIIGTIVGIVLPLVLPRRVQTADLTRDLRRIALRLRSVYRDAARYLTVNSPNTQATRQWLDSVRAITPLISQADQVLDEAADVQHLNTRQMFQANIVPLLRGGLDTLERTLLATRQALTVMPTTGEVSESPQSEDGYGDDVRIQFAIVLGAMGEAIEAYEALLEAEVAGGVHDAEAHLTLALAKVRTARHDLSALMLADPSQAQLWVRGGSLLAAIDQVIAEVDLDAYCQARDSWRSSQLGRSLPAGSIGPRIRSPWGLLAQHRLRQRAARARTEHPEGSYEVSSDETTVLMPAVPTEPGKQ; from the coding sequence ATGACGAACGGAACTGTTGCTTTCCTGCGTGGCAAGTTGCGCAAGATCTGGCCCGGGTTGCCAAGTACCCGGGTTGCTTGGCAGCGCTCCGTGGAGGGCGCGATACGAGACGTTGCACGCCTCACCCTGGCCACCGTCCTGGGCTATCTGCTCACCGTCAAGCTGCTGCCCCCGCCGGTCGACCTGACCGGTGCGCTGACCGCGCTGCTGGTCACGCAGGCTTCGCTGCGTGGTTCGTTCCGCGCCGGACTAGTGCGGGTGGGTGCCGTGGTATCAGGGATTCTGGTGGCGCTGGCGGTCGCCACTTTCGTCGGCCTGCACTGGTGGTCGCTGGCCGTGGTCGTCTTCATCGCACTGCTGGTCGCGCGCGTCCTGCAACTGGGGGACGCCGGCCTCGAATCAGCCATCAGCGCGATGCTGATCCTCGGTTCGGTGGGCGCCGAAGTGGCTGCGCAAACCCGCTTCCTCACCACCATCATCGGCACGATCGTGGGGATCGTGCTGCCGTTGGTTCTGCCGAGACGCGTGCAGACCGCCGACCTGACCCGCGATCTGAGGCGCATCGCACTGCGGCTGCGTTCGGTCTACCGGGACGCCGCCCGCTACCTGACCGTCAACTCCCCGAACACGCAGGCGACCAGACAGTGGCTCGACTCGGTGCGAGCCATCACGCCACTGATCTCCCAGGCCGACCAGGTGCTGGACGAGGCAGCCGACGTCCAGCACCTCAACACCCGGCAGATGTTCCAGGCGAACATCGTGCCGCTGCTGCGGGGAGGGCTGGACACCCTCGAGCGGACCCTGTTGGCCACCCGCCAGGCGTTGACGGTGATGCCGACCACCGGCGAGGTCAGTGAGTCGCCGCAGTCCGAAGACGGCTACGGCGATGACGTCCGGATCCAGTTCGCGATCGTTCTGGGCGCGATGGGGGAGGCCATCGAGGCCTACGAGGCTCTGCTGGAGGCCGAGGTCGCCGGCGGGGTGCACGACGCCGAGGCACATCTCACCCTGGCGCTGGCCAAGGTTCGCACGGCCCGGCACGACCTGTCTGCGCTGATGCTCGCTGATCCCTCGCAGGCTCAGCTGTGGGTGCGTGGCGGCAGCCTGCTGGCGGCGATCGACCAGGTCATCGCCGAGGTCGACTTGGACGCCTACTGCCAGGCGCGTGATTCGTGGCGTTCATCCCAGCTCGGACGAAGCCTTCCTGCCGGTTCGATCGGTCCGCGTATCCGCAGCCCGTGGGGTCTGCTGGCCCAGCACCGACTGCGCCAGCGCGCCGCCCGCGCCCGTACCGAGCACCCCGAGGGCAGCTACGAGGTTTCCAGCGACGAGACGACCGTGCTGATGCCGGCGGTCCCCACCGAGCCGGGCAAACAGTAG
- a CDS encoding type 1 glutamine amidotransferase — MTHKIVVVYQSLLGIYGDRGNAMVLVKRLVWRGIDAELIMVEPGDPVPDDGLIYLLGGGEDWAQIAAVKALEEDRGLHRGLDAGGVLFAVCAGYQLCGHSFTVGDNDEVFAGLGLLDVETRRGDQRAVGEILTQWTKPDGSMSLITGFENHGGFTELGSDATPLAKVVVGVGNGSDGFDGALQDQVVAAYPHGPILPRNPELADYLLERALGVQLDRLPRPDVNAEHDQLRAERIRIVRTTKNRAEQTR; from the coding sequence ATGACCCACAAGATCGTCGTCGTCTATCAGTCGCTGCTCGGCATCTACGGAGACCGCGGCAATGCGATGGTGCTCGTCAAACGCCTGGTGTGGCGCGGCATCGATGCCGAGCTGATCATGGTCGAGCCCGGCGACCCGGTGCCCGACGATGGCCTGATCTATCTGCTGGGCGGCGGCGAGGACTGGGCCCAGATCGCCGCGGTGAAGGCTCTCGAAGAAGACCGGGGACTGCATCGTGGTCTGGATGCTGGTGGCGTGCTGTTTGCGGTCTGTGCCGGGTATCAGCTGTGCGGGCACTCGTTCACGGTTGGCGACAACGATGAGGTGTTCGCCGGGTTGGGGCTGCTGGACGTGGAAACCCGCCGCGGCGATCAGCGTGCCGTGGGTGAGATCTTGACCCAGTGGACGAAGCCGGACGGCTCCATGTCATTGATCACCGGATTCGAGAACCATGGGGGTTTCACCGAGCTGGGATCGGATGCGACACCGCTGGCGAAGGTTGTGGTGGGTGTCGGCAACGGCTCCGACGGTTTCGACGGGGCGCTGCAGGACCAGGTGGTCGCCGCCTATCCCCATGGGCCGATCCTGCCGCGCAATCCCGAATTGGCCGACTACCTGCTGGAACGGGCACTGGGCGTCCAGCTCGATCGGTTGCCCCGCCCCGACGTCAATGCCGAGCACGATCAGTTGCGTGCCGAGCGGATACGGATCGTCCGGACGACAAAGAACCGCGCCGAGCAGACGCGCTGA
- a CDS encoding Mur ligase family protein, whose amino-acid sequence MSQLAAGIRSRGVVNSIRLPIAYAVGNAAAVASRVSGRGSGASIKGALMMRIYPGYFKELLVGKRIGVISGTNGKTTTTHLLTAALRASVADPRDVVTNADGANLREGVVSAMSTRPKAPIAILEVDEQVVPDVIAYGHPEVLIMLNFSRDQLDRHHEINALGKKWRKALIAAGEQGPTVVANAKDPLVTWSAEAARKVIWVDMSTGWTQDAALCPQCGTILEYDCAGHWNCPGCPLGEHQPDYRVEGGEVIEADGERWPLDLQVPGRFNQGNAACALAAAVEMGVYEPIALRGMRTVQAPAGRFAIGSYGDTRARLVLAKNPAGWAESLLVMATDPVILAVDSAIADGTDVSWMWDVEYEKLRGRRVIATGPRATDLALRLSYAEVEHEVIPDMAEALKGPFEGTVDVLSTYSAFLRLCHMGGVELK is encoded by the coding sequence ATGAGTCAGCTGGCAGCAGGCATCCGCTCCCGCGGAGTCGTGAACTCGATCCGCCTACCGATCGCGTACGCGGTGGGCAATGCGGCCGCCGTCGCCTCCCGGGTGAGCGGACGCGGCAGCGGTGCGTCCATCAAGGGCGCGCTGATGATGCGCATCTACCCCGGCTACTTCAAGGAATTGCTCGTCGGCAAGCGGATCGGCGTGATCTCGGGCACCAACGGCAAGACCACCACGACGCACCTGCTTACCGCAGCGCTGCGCGCTTCGGTGGCCGATCCGCGCGATGTGGTGACCAATGCGGACGGCGCGAACCTGCGCGAGGGGGTGGTCTCCGCGATGTCCACGCGTCCGAAGGCCCCGATTGCGATTCTCGAGGTCGACGAGCAGGTGGTACCCGATGTGATCGCCTACGGCCATCCCGAGGTGCTGATCATGCTGAACTTCAGCCGCGACCAGCTCGACCGTCACCACGAGATCAACGCGCTCGGCAAGAAGTGGCGCAAGGCGCTCATCGCGGCCGGTGAGCAGGGCCCGACGGTTGTCGCGAACGCCAAGGATCCGTTGGTCACCTGGTCGGCGGAGGCGGCCCGCAAGGTTATCTGGGTCGACATGTCCACCGGCTGGACCCAGGATGCTGCGCTGTGCCCGCAGTGCGGGACGATCCTCGAATACGACTGTGCCGGGCATTGGAACTGTCCCGGCTGCCCGCTGGGCGAACACCAGCCCGACTATCGGGTCGAAGGCGGCGAGGTGATCGAGGCCGACGGCGAGCGCTGGCCTCTCGATCTGCAGGTCCCCGGTCGCTTCAATCAGGGAAACGCGGCTTGCGCGCTGGCTGCCGCGGTCGAGATGGGTGTCTACGAACCGATCGCGCTGCGCGGGATGCGGACCGTCCAGGCGCCTGCTGGACGCTTCGCCATCGGCAGCTATGGCGACACCAGGGCCAGGCTGGTGCTGGCCAAGAACCCCGCGGGCTGGGCGGAGTCGCTGCTGGTGATGGCAACCGACCCGGTGATCCTGGCGGTCGATTCGGCGATCGCCGACGGCACCGATGTCAGCTGGATGTGGGACGTCGAGTACGAGAAGCTGCGCGGACGCCGGGTGATCGCCACAGGGCCGAGAGCCACCGACCTGGCACTGCGGTTGAGCTATGCCGAGGTCGAGCATGAGGTGATTCCCGACATGGCGGAGGCGCTGAAGGGCCCGTTCGAGGGCACCGTCGATGTGTTGAGCACCTATTCGGCGTTCCTACGGCTGTGTCACATGGGAGGGGTGGAGCTGAAATGA